In Carya illinoinensis cultivar Pawnee chromosome 9, C.illinoinensisPawnee_v1, whole genome shotgun sequence, the following are encoded in one genomic region:
- the LOC122276007 gene encoding probable arabinosyltransferase ARAD1, with amino-acid sequence MAERNALSLGITSRNSLFCLFTIISILFILSWFFVLRSTGRPNFIDHNLLPNSKFLATSDDRGSATHSQNEVEPSTGNRSILVDAEEQEEETSQENEKIDVKCNTNDIEVAQQKENKVVLKVFMYDLPPEFHFGLLDWKAQGGSVWPDIRSKIPDYPGGLNLQHSIEYWLTLDLLASELPDAPNAPRSAIRVHNSSDADIIFVPFFSSLCYNRYSKADPRQRKSKNTLLQEKLVRFLTAQKEWKRSRGRDHLIVAHHPNSLLDARMKLWSAMFILSDFGRYPPNIANVDKDVIAPYKHVIGSNVNDSPDFDSRPTLLYFQGAIYRKDGGYIRQELFYLLKDEQDVHFAFGSVQKDGIKKATQGMHSSKFCLNIAGDTPSSNRLFDAIASRCVPVIISDNIELPYEDVLDYSQFCVFVRSSDALKEKFLINLIRNIGKDEWIRMWQKLKEVENFYEFQYPSKEGDAVQMIWQAVSRKVPAIRLKLNKYRRFSSNAVRSDRGVRSVPSPKNFW; translated from the exons ATGGCTGAGAGGAATGCCTTGTCTCTTGGAATCACTTCTCGGAACTCTCTGTTTTGTTTGTTCACAATAATATCGATCTTGTTCATACTATCTTGGTTCTTTGTGCTGCGTTCAACTGGTCGTCCCAATTTCATTGACCATAATTTGTTACCCAATTCCAAGTTTCTGGCTACGAGTGACGATCGGGGTTCTGCAACCCATAGTCAGAATGAAGTTGAACCCTCAACCGGAAATCGGTCAATCCTTGTCGATgcagaagaacaagaagaagaaacatcccaagaaaatgaaaaaatagatgTGAAATGCAATACCAATGATATAGAAGTAGCtcagcaaaaagaaaacaaagtagtTCTtaaggtttttatgtatgatttACCCCCGGAATTTCATTTTGGACTTTTGGATTGGAAGGCTCAAGGTGGTAGCGTTTGGCCAGATATTCGAAGTAAGATACCCGATTATCCCGGTGGATTGAACTTGCAACACAGTATAGAATATTGGCTTACTTTGGATCTCCTGGCTTCCGAACTTCCTGATGCTCCAAATGCTCCGCGTAGTGCAATAAGAGTCCACAACTCCAGTGACGCTGATATCATTTTTGtaccatttttttcttcattatgCTATAACCGGTACTCCAAGGCTGACCCACGCCAGAGAAAGAGCAAGAATACGTTGCTACAGGAGAAGCTAGTGAGATTTTTAACAGCCCAGAAGGAATGGAAGAGGTCAAGAGGACGTGACCACTTGATTGTGGCCCATCATCCAAATAGCCTTTTAGATGCAAGGATGAAGCTCTGGAGTGCCATGTTTATACTTTCAGACTTCGGAAGATATCCTCCAAACATAGCAAATGTTGATAAAGATGTGATTGCACCTTACAAACATGTAATCGGTTCTAATGTCAATGACTCGCCTGATTTTGATAGCCGTCCAACTTTGCTATACTTCCAAGGAGCAATCTATAGAAAGGAT GGAGGCTATATTCGGCAAGAgttattttatcttttgaagGATGAGCAAGATGTGCACTTTGCATTTGGAAGTGTGCAAAAAGATGGAATTAAGAAAGCTACCCAGGGAATGCATTCTTCAAAATTTTGCCTCAATATAGCAGGCGACACCCCGTCATCAAACCGTCTATTTGATGCCATTGCTAGCCGCTGTGTTCCGGTCATTATTAGTGATAATATCGAACTACCATACGAGGATGTTCTTGACTATTCTCAATTCTGCGTATTTGTTCGCTCAAGCGATgctcttaaagaaaaattcctaATAAATCTCATCAGGAATATTGGGAAGGACGAGTGGATCAGAATGTGGCAGAAGTTGAAAGAAGTTGAAAATTTCTACGAGTTTCAGTACCCATCAAAAGAGGGTGACGCCGTCCAAATGATATGGCAGGCTGTTTCTCGTAAGGTTCCTGCTATTAGATTGAAGCTAAACAAGTACAGGCGATTCTCTAGTAATGCTGTCCGCTCAGATAGGGGGGTAAGATCGGTACCATCACCAAAAAATTTTTGGTGA